One Deefgea tanakiae genomic region harbors:
- a CDS encoding PAS domain-containing protein — protein MTQKIAPLNWSTSSKYKQARTLVYIAIFLSAFILLIFSFGESKFTVFSQISLALSLFLLLATLCYVQVVLKSKKEKPTPSQHTTIVPPAEAAEALHALPDLIWTIDYASRRVTAQNQALSTTHPDGIEQTKLASLFPARVSRQFLESLIKIQNTQTAQRFEYQLDNTEITFEARLSPLTTRSCVVIIRDISSTKAIETALFQQQMFTQQILDANPSLIFVRDQHKRFLLVNQATQSLLGHELLVQSHMGLDEDTSILTKGDDEVLEHGNTVRLEDHCTLSNGRTHWFDLTKIPLEREGQVYILTIAIDITHLKEAEQAQAGTSHLVRAMADVLPQPFLLVENEVIQFANMAACARLGVTPENLIGECISQFAQGEHQYANLTHLKNIAGEAIDCALHKVDRGNQNTHLVTLQ, from the coding sequence ATGACACAAAAAATTGCACCGCTGAACTGGTCTACCAGTAGCAAATATAAACAAGCGCGCACCCTTGTTTATATTGCTATTTTTCTTAGTGCATTCATTTTATTGATTTTTTCTTTTGGTGAAAGTAAATTCACTGTATTTAGTCAGATTAGCCTTGCTCTTTCCTTGTTCCTATTATTGGCCACACTCTGCTATGTCCAAGTGGTATTAAAGTCCAAGAAAGAAAAACCAACCCCTTCACAACACACGACCATTGTACCGCCCGCCGAAGCAGCCGAAGCTTTGCACGCTTTACCTGATTTGATTTGGACTATCGATTACGCAAGCCGCCGCGTTACCGCTCAAAACCAAGCACTGAGTACCACTCACCCAGATGGCATTGAGCAAACCAAACTAGCATCGCTATTTCCGGCCCGTGTTTCACGCCAATTTTTGGAAAGCCTAATCAAAATTCAAAATACACAAACCGCACAGCGGTTTGAATATCAACTCGACAATACTGAAATTACCTTCGAAGCCCGCCTATCACCACTCACGACTCGTAGTTGCGTCGTTATTATTCGTGATATTTCGAGCACCAAGGCAATCGAAACGGCGTTATTCCAGCAGCAAATGTTCACCCAACAAATTCTGGATGCGAATCCAAGTTTGATTTTCGTTCGGGATCAACATAAACGCTTCTTGCTCGTCAACCAAGCGACCCAGTCATTACTGGGGCATGAGCTGCTAGTTCAATCGCACATGGGCCTGGATGAAGATACCTCCATTCTCACTAAGGGCGACGACGAAGTTCTAGAGCATGGAAACACCGTGAGACTCGAAGACCACTGCACACTGAGCAATGGCCGAACCCACTGGTTTGACCTCACCAAAATACCGCTTGAGCGTGAAGGCCAAGTTTATATTTTGACAATTGCCATCGACATCACTCACCTCAAAGAAGCCGAACAAGCGCAAGCGGGCACCAGCCATTTAGTGCGAGCCATGGCCGACGTTCTGCCACAGCCTTTCTTACTGGTTGAAAATGAAGTCATTCAATTTGCCAATATGGCAGCCTGTGCTCGCTTGGGCGTTACACCTGAAAATCTAATTGGCGAATGCATCAGCCAATTCGCCCAAGGTGAACATCAATACGCCAATCTCACCCACCTAAAAAACATTGCAGGAGAAGCGATTGACTGCGCGCTACATAAAGTAGACCGTGGCAATCAAAACACGCATCTCGTGACGCTGCAATGA
- the hrpA gene encoding ATP-dependent RNA helicase HrpA: MNLDFRALRAQLADCQSNDYHSLSRLLQQCNERQKKQQDFAQQHADLLAGIAKSQAKTALRREKLPIPDYDDSLPVNQRRDELKAAIAKHQVVIVCGETGSGKTTQLPKICLELGRGVHGLIGHTQPRRLAARSVASRIAQELKSETGAIVGYKVRFTDKSSPSSYIKLMTDGILLAETLSDRYLNQYDTIIIDEAHERSLNIDFLLGYLKQLLPRRPDLKVIVTSATIDSDRFSKHFNNAPVMEVSGRTFPVEVRYKELASKDEDDQEIEMEEAIAQAVDELWRKDGSGDVLVFLPGEREIRETAEELRKAKLRDAEILPLFARLSNEDQQRIFRPSSTGRRIVLATNVAETSLTVPGIRYVIDSGQARINRYSPRAKVEQLLIEKISQASARQRAGRCGRVASGICVRLYSEQDFLLRSEFTDPEITRSSLAGVILRMAALKLGNVVDFPFLEAPSSKLISDGYQQLRELGAVNDSDTLTDIGRQLARLPVDPRVGRMLIAGRDEGCLKEMLIITSGLSLQDPRERPYEARAAADQAHAKFNEEKSDFLSYLRLWEFFEKLLADKTTNRQLVQDCHRSFLSYLRLREWRELHKQLSDMVISEEASDARHRHAPFRLNEKPATFEQIHKALITGLLGNLGFKQPENDEYLGARGIKFNVFPGSSLKKTRPKWIVAAELVETSKLYARCVAAIEPEWIEKLAPHLIKKQYFDPHWSKDNAQVNASLRITLYGLPIVARRTIHFGSINPAEAREMFIREALVRFNYNSKAKFFDHNFAMLLDVEELEHKTRRQDVLVDENALFAFFDAIIPQDIVNGAGFEAWRKGAEKLNPQLLYLQKDDLMQHSAAAVTEEQYPEFIRVHDIKLPLSYRFEPGHVLDGVTMTLPLHLLNRVNHATFDWLVPGLIREKITLLIKSLPKSTRRLCVPVPEFATKMLTALETASRDEPLLPQLAQATTRGVGQPVSADEFSQTDLPLHLRMNFRVVDDAGQELAQGRDLIAIRAQLGEAAQLTFRDTADETTGIEKSGITKWDFGDLPAKLNFKRHGKAMTGYPGLVPDEDEAGKECVAIRLFDTEHAANEAHRAGVVRLLQFELKEHLKQLPKALPNFNQLAIHYRSLGNSDELMADVIACICNRAFLGDDEAPRKKKDFDDQKSRAKVRLPSVRDAVLRTLNDIAPDFVALGTLTAKGGNIQNELKTQLSELIYKGFLTATPWEQLPRVPVYIKAMKVRLEKRAQNPNRDGQRGAEVAELMQRYLAEIDKWQREGRDTSTLLPFRWMIEELRVGLFAQELRTPYPVSVKRLDKIWGEITKR; the protein is encoded by the coding sequence ATGAATCTGGACTTTCGCGCCCTGCGCGCACAACTCGCTGACTGCCAATCCAACGACTATCACTCGCTCTCTCGTCTTTTGCAGCAATGCAACGAGCGGCAAAAAAAGCAGCAAGACTTTGCACAGCAACACGCCGACTTGCTCGCAGGCATCGCCAAATCGCAAGCCAAAACCGCATTGCGCCGCGAAAAGCTCCCGATTCCCGACTACGACGACAGCCTACCCGTCAATCAACGACGCGATGAGCTGAAAGCCGCAATTGCCAAGCACCAAGTTGTCATCGTCTGCGGTGAAACCGGCTCAGGTAAAACCACGCAGCTGCCCAAAATTTGTTTAGAACTTGGTCGTGGTGTGCATGGCTTGATTGGTCACACGCAACCACGCCGTTTGGCTGCGCGCTCAGTCGCTAGCCGCATCGCACAAGAGCTCAAATCCGAAACCGGCGCCATTGTCGGCTATAAAGTCCGCTTTACCGACAAAAGCTCACCATCGAGCTACATCAAGTTGATGACCGACGGGATTTTGCTTGCCGAAACGCTATCTGATCGCTATTTAAATCAATACGACACCATCATTATCGACGAGGCGCACGAGCGCAGCTTGAACATCGACTTTTTGCTCGGTTACTTGAAGCAACTCTTACCGCGTCGCCCTGATCTCAAAGTCATCGTCACCTCGGCAACGATTGATTCCGACCGTTTCAGCAAGCATTTCAATAATGCGCCGGTAATGGAAGTCTCTGGCCGCACCTTCCCAGTTGAAGTGCGTTACAAAGAGCTCGCCAGCAAAGACGAAGACGACCAAGAAATCGAGATGGAAGAAGCCATCGCGCAAGCGGTCGATGAGTTATGGCGTAAAGATGGCAGCGGCGATGTGCTGGTGTTTTTACCGGGCGAGCGCGAGATTCGCGAAACCGCCGAAGAACTACGCAAAGCCAAACTGCGCGACGCTGAAATCCTGCCGCTGTTCGCCCGATTATCCAATGAAGATCAGCAGCGCATTTTCCGCCCGAGCAGCACAGGGCGACGTATCGTGCTGGCGACCAATGTAGCCGAGACTTCGCTAACGGTACCCGGCATTCGTTATGTAATCGACAGCGGCCAAGCAAGGATTAACCGCTACAGCCCGCGCGCGAAAGTCGAGCAACTCTTGATCGAAAAAATCTCGCAAGCCTCGGCGCGCCAACGTGCTGGTCGTTGCGGCCGTGTCGCCAGCGGGATTTGCGTTCGCCTGTATTCAGAACAAGATTTTTTGCTTCGCTCTGAATTTACCGATCCAGAAATCACCCGCTCTAGTTTAGCGGGCGTCATTTTGCGTATGGCCGCACTCAAACTCGGCAATGTGGTTGATTTTCCATTTTTGGAAGCCCCATCCAGCAAATTGATTTCCGATGGGTATCAGCAGCTACGCGAATTGGGTGCTGTCAATGATAGTGATACCCTCACCGATATTGGTCGACAACTCGCCCGCCTTCCCGTTGACCCACGCGTTGGCCGGATGTTGATTGCGGGGCGTGATGAAGGCTGTTTGAAGGAAATGTTGATTATTACCTCAGGGCTCTCACTCCAAGACCCACGCGAACGCCCGTATGAAGCGCGCGCGGCGGCCGATCAAGCGCACGCCAAGTTCAATGAAGAAAAATCAGATTTCCTCTCTTATTTGCGGCTGTGGGAATTCTTTGAAAAACTGTTGGCCGATAAAACGACCAATCGCCAATTGGTGCAAGATTGCCATCGTTCGTTCTTGTCCTATTTGCGTTTGCGCGAATGGCGCGAATTGCATAAACAGCTTTCCGATATGGTCATCAGTGAAGAGGCAAGCGACGCGCGGCACCGCCATGCGCCCTTCCGCTTGAACGAAAAGCCGGCTACGTTTGAGCAAATTCATAAAGCCTTGATTACGGGCCTATTGGGTAATTTAGGTTTCAAACAGCCAGAAAACGACGAATACCTCGGTGCGCGCGGCATTAAATTTAATGTGTTTCCTGGCTCTAGCCTGAAAAAAACGCGGCCAAAATGGATAGTCGCGGCGGAACTAGTAGAAACCAGCAAGCTCTACGCGCGCTGCGTCGCTGCGATTGAACCCGAATGGATAGAAAAACTCGCGCCGCATCTGATCAAGAAACAATACTTTGATCCGCATTGGAGCAAAGACAATGCGCAAGTCAATGCATCGCTCCGTATTACGCTGTATGGCTTGCCGATTGTAGCGCGCAGGACGATACACTTCGGGAGTATCAACCCTGCCGAGGCCCGCGAGATGTTTATCCGCGAAGCTTTGGTGCGCTTTAACTACAACAGCAAAGCCAAGTTTTTCGACCACAACTTTGCGATGCTGCTCGATGTGGAAGAACTAGAGCACAAAACGCGCCGCCAAGACGTCTTGGTCGATGAAAACGCCCTCTTCGCTTTTTTCGATGCGATCATTCCGCAAGACATCGTCAATGGCGCTGGCTTTGAAGCTTGGCGCAAAGGCGCAGAAAAACTCAATCCGCAACTGCTCTACCTGCAAAAAGACGACCTGATGCAGCACAGCGCAGCGGCGGTCACCGAAGAGCAATACCCAGAATTCATCCGCGTGCACGACATCAAACTGCCGCTATCGTATCGCTTTGAACCCGGCCACGTGCTCGATGGCGTGACGATGACGCTGCCGCTGCATTTGCTCAATCGCGTCAATCACGCGACGTTTGATTGGCTGGTGCCCGGCTTAATCCGTGAAAAAATCACGCTACTGATTAAATCGCTGCCCAAATCGACTCGTCGCCTCTGTGTACCGGTGCCCGAATTTGCGACCAAAATGCTCACCGCGCTGGAAACCGCTAGCCGTGACGAACCACTGCTACCGCAACTGGCGCAAGCGACCACGCGCGGCGTTGGCCAGCCCGTCAGCGCTGATGAATTCAGTCAAACTGATTTACCACTGCATTTACGGATGAATTTCCGCGTCGTCGATGACGCAGGCCAAGAGCTCGCCCAAGGCCGCGATTTGATTGCGATTCGCGCTCAGCTCGGCGAGGCGGCGCAACTCACCTTCCGCGATACCGCGGATGAAACCACGGGCATCGAGAAATCGGGCATTACAAAATGGGATTTTGGCGATCTACCCGCCAAACTCAATTTCAAACGTCATGGCAAAGCGATGACGGGCTACCCCGGCCTTGTACCCGACGAAGACGAAGCGGGTAAAGAATGCGTCGCGATTCGTCTGTTTGATACCGAACACGCCGCGAATGAAGCGCACCGTGCTGGCGTCGTCCGCCTGCTGCAATTTGAACTCAAAGAGCATCTGAAGCAATTACCGAAGGCGCTGCCGAACTTTAACCAGCTCGCGATTCATTATCGTTCGCTCGGCAATAGCGACGAGCTAATGGCGGACGTCATCGCCTGCATCTGCAACCGCGCCTTTTTGGGCGACGACGAAGCGCCGCGCAAAAAGAAAGACTTTGACGACCAAAAAAGCCGCGCCAAAGTACGCCTACCGTCAGTGCGCGACGCCGTGCTACGCACGCTCAACGACATCGCACCCGATTTTGTCGCACTCGGCACGCTGACCGCCAAAGGCGGAAATATCCAAAACGAGCTAAAAACCCAGCTCAGCGAGCTGATCTACAAAGGCTTTCTCACCGCCACGCCATGGGAGCAATTACCGCGCGTTCCCGTTTACATCAAAGCGATGAAAGTCCGCCTAGAAAAACGCGCCCAAAACCCAAACCGCGACGGCCAACGCGGCGCAGAAGTGGCTGAATTGATGCAGAGGTATCTGGCTGAAATCGATAAATGGCAAAGAGAAGGAAGAGATACTTCGACCCTATTGCCATTCAGATGGATGATTGAGGAATTACGCGTTGGCTTGTTTGCGCAGGAGTTGCGGACACCGTATCCGGTATCAGTAAAGCGGTTGGATAAGATTTGGGGTGAGATTACGAAGCGGTGA
- a CDS encoding lytic polysaccharide monooxygenase, whose protein sequence is MNKKQISSLIATSLFAASGALVMPQMVSAHGSMEVPVSRGLSCFNEGPETLKSAACQAAAATSGKQMLYDWTGVNQLPNGDHKAFVPDGQLCGGGKPDYAGLNLPRNDWATTPIAPDANGNFDFVFYGTAPHQTRDWQLYVTRDGWNQNQPLKWADLENFCTLGNLPVDSNKRYKLSCKLPKKTGQHIIYLTWQRSDSAEAFYSCSDVKFTGGVSNFKEIGQVRAVQNLTEGTKVSFRLFDNKGFDVENIQVTLGFDNVTGLDSTQMANWPYALAQKVNETSRNISIGVLQSNGTINPVKSAQDNRVYNRSGMDLTYQIDIASPGGATPKPTVAPTPTVAPTATPVVTATPKPTVAPTTTPIVTATPKPTVAPTATPVATVTPKPTVAPTPVTTPTPVATVRPTTAPSDACVTAWNSATQYTTPNMKVSYSGRNYSNKWWTVGEVPSASGQWGVWKDLGVCK, encoded by the coding sequence GTGAACAAAAAACAAATCTCAAGCCTGATTGCCACTAGCCTTTTCGCTGCCAGCGGCGCGCTGGTGATGCCACAAATGGTATCCGCCCACGGATCAATGGAAGTGCCAGTCAGCCGTGGTTTAAGCTGCTTTAACGAAGGCCCAGAAACGCTTAAATCAGCAGCCTGCCAAGCCGCAGCAGCGACTTCTGGCAAGCAAATGTTGTACGACTGGACAGGTGTGAATCAACTGCCGAATGGTGATCACAAAGCATTTGTACCAGATGGCCAGTTGTGTGGCGGTGGCAAACCTGATTACGCTGGCCTGAATTTGCCGCGTAACGATTGGGCGACTACGCCGATTGCACCCGATGCTAACGGTAACTTTGATTTTGTTTTTTACGGTACTGCGCCACACCAAACTCGCGATTGGCAACTCTATGTGACGCGCGATGGTTGGAATCAAAATCAGCCACTCAAATGGGCTGATCTAGAGAACTTCTGCACCTTGGGTAATCTTCCAGTTGATAGCAATAAACGCTATAAACTGAGCTGCAAATTGCCGAAAAAAACCGGCCAACACATTATTTATTTGACTTGGCAGCGTAGCGATAGCGCTGAAGCTTTTTACTCATGCTCTGATGTGAAATTCACGGGTGGCGTTTCTAATTTCAAAGAAATCGGTCAAGTACGTGCGGTGCAAAATTTAACTGAAGGGACAAAAGTCTCATTCCGCCTGTTTGACAACAAAGGCTTTGACGTTGAAAACATCCAAGTGACCTTGGGCTTTGACAATGTGACGGGCTTAGATTCAACACAGATGGCCAACTGGCCGTACGCGTTGGCGCAAAAAGTAAATGAAACCTCACGTAATATCAGTATTGGTGTCTTGCAAAGCAATGGCACGATCAATCCTGTGAAGAGCGCTCAGGACAACCGTGTTTACAATCGCAGCGGCATGGATTTGACGTATCAAATCGATATTGCTTCACCGGGCGGTGCAACACCAAAACCAACAGTGGCACCAACACCGACGGTTGCGCCAACCGCAACACCAGTGGTTACAGCGACACCAAAACCGACTGTTGCCCCAACGACAACACCGATTGTTACTGCGACACCGAAACCAACAGTAGCGCCAACAGCAACACCGGTTGCAACTGTGACACCGAAACCAACAGTGGCACCAACACCTGTTACCACTCCAACACCGGTTGCGACAGTGAGACCAACAACTGCACCGAGCGATGCTTGTGTTACGGCATGGAATTCTGCGACTCAATACACGACACCAAATATGAAAGTGAGCTACAGCGGCCGCAACTACAGCAATAAATGGTGGACTGTGGGCGAAGTACCATCGGCTTCTGGCCAATGGGGTGTATGGAAAGATCTGGGTGTCTGCAAATAA
- the hisN gene encoding histidinol-phosphatase: MIPSQTQIEFAQKLADASAAVIRQYYRTGLAIDDKLDASPVTQADREAEQVMRALINAERPDEGIIGEEFGAEREDADWVWVLDPVDGTKAFITGRPLFVTLIGLLYRGQPVLGVVNQPIANERWVGVVGQGCTLNGETITVSQITELARARIGTTGPQYFSASGLQAFNELQKGGRFTVYGGDGYQYALVATAGLDLVVEEGLKLHDFAAVTPVVIAAGGVMTDWQGQPLVKGSVGRVIAAANPELHQLAVAAMKTA, translated from the coding sequence GTGATTCCAAGCCAGACACAAATTGAATTTGCACAAAAATTAGCCGATGCGAGTGCCGCGGTGATTCGCCAATACTATCGCACTGGTTTAGCCATCGACGATAAATTGGATGCAAGCCCGGTTACGCAAGCTGATCGTGAAGCCGAGCAAGTCATGCGCGCTTTGATTAATGCCGAACGCCCTGATGAAGGCATCATTGGCGAAGAATTTGGCGCTGAGCGCGAAGACGCGGATTGGGTGTGGGTGCTCGATCCCGTCGATGGCACCAAAGCATTTATTACGGGGCGGCCTTTGTTTGTGACCTTAATTGGTCTTTTGTACCGTGGTCAGCCGGTATTGGGTGTGGTCAATCAGCCGATTGCGAATGAGCGTTGGGTGGGCGTGGTGGGGCAAGGTTGTACCTTGAATGGAGAAACCATCACGGTGAGCCAAATCACCGAGCTAGCTCGGGCGCGAATTGGTACGACTGGGCCGCAGTATTTTTCTGCATCAGGATTGCAAGCCTTTAATGAGTTACAAAAAGGCGGACGCTTCACCGTTTACGGCGGTGATGGCTATCAATACGCTCTGGTTGCGACCGCGGGCTTGGATTTGGTGGTGGAAGAGGGGCTCAAATTACATGACTTCGCAGCCGTAACACCAGTCGTGATTGCCGCGGGTGGCGTAATGACTGATTGGCAAGGGCAGCCATTAGTCAAAGGTTCAGTGGGGCGCGTGATCGCAGCTGCCAACCCAGAATTGCATCAATTGGCCGTAGCAGCGATGAAAACGGCTTAA
- the bfr gene encoding bacterioferritin: MQGDKKVIKTLNAVLANELIAINQTFLHARIYKNWGYKGLNDKAYHESIDSMKRADKLIERVLFLEGLPNLQDLGKLLIGEDVAEMLACDLKLFTGFIDTLKDAIKTCESAQDYVSRDLLEDLLEDEEEYVDWLETQQTLIKDMTLANYLQSQAFGE; encoded by the coding sequence ATGCAAGGCGATAAAAAAGTCATTAAAACGTTGAATGCGGTATTAGCCAATGAACTCATTGCTATCAATCAAACGTTTCTTCATGCGCGGATTTACAAAAATTGGGGTTATAAAGGCCTCAATGACAAGGCCTATCACGAGTCAATTGATTCGATGAAACGCGCCGATAAATTGATTGAGCGTGTTTTGTTTTTAGAAGGCCTGCCGAATCTGCAAGATTTGGGTAAATTGCTGATCGGTGAAGACGTTGCCGAAATGTTGGCCTGTGATTTGAAACTCTTTACCGGTTTTATCGATACCCTCAAAGATGCGATCAAGACCTGTGAATCAGCCCAAGATTACGTCAGTCGTGATTTACTCGAAGACTTGCTAGAAGATGAAGAAGAATACGTCGATTGGCTTGAAACACAGCAAACACTCATCAAAGACATGACACTGGCAAATTACCTGCAATCACAAGCTTTTGGCGAATAA
- the bfr gene encoding bacterioferritin, whose amino-acid sequence MKGSPKVIAALSELLATELTSVDQYFVHSQMYHNWGYDKLFERIDHERQDEIGHATLLIKRILFLEGIPNVAARTPLRVGSNVPEMLHFDLLTEYEVAAALKKTIALCEKEQDYVTREMLMTLLEDTEQDHAHWLEQQLFLIKQITLENYLQSQAF is encoded by the coding sequence ATGAAAGGCAGCCCTAAAGTTATCGCCGCACTGAGTGAATTACTCGCCACCGAATTGACCTCGGTCGATCAGTATTTCGTCCATAGCCAGATGTATCACAACTGGGGATATGACAAACTTTTTGAGCGTATTGACCACGAACGCCAAGATGAAATCGGCCATGCTACCCTACTGATTAAACGCATTCTATTTTTGGAAGGCATCCCGAACGTAGCAGCTCGCACGCCACTGCGTGTAGGTAGCAACGTACCAGAAATGCTGCATTTTGATTTATTGACCGAGTACGAAGTTGCAGCCGCGCTGAAAAAGACCATTGCACTCTGTGAAAAAGAGCAAGATTACGTCACGCGCGAAATGCTGATGACTCTGCTTGAAGATACCGAGCAAGATCACGCACATTGGTTAGAGCAACAACTCTTCTTGATTAAACAAATAACGCTAGAAAACTACTTACAGTCACAAGCGTTTTAA
- a CDS encoding YdcF family protein — protein sequence MASSVILKTIFSSFLLPPGLFIILLMLAFLLRHRAPKWSPRLFWTTLTAMYLLSTPLIGNQISQLVESEIHNQAEPGITATAIVVLGGGSRFGAKDMLEGQTINNVTLARVRYAAKVHKFNHLPILVSGGAPLGGITEAQLMRQSLRNDFGVETTWLESASNDTGDNAKESAKLLLPKHAEIILITSADHMQRASRSFEQAGFKVHAAPTDFHNHEPVSVMSFFPSAKVLATSSSASRELLGQIWYRILGN from the coding sequence ATGGCCAGCAGCGTCATTCTAAAGACCATCTTCAGCAGTTTTTTATTGCCACCCGGCCTCTTTATCATTTTACTGATGCTGGCTTTTTTACTGCGCCATAGAGCCCCGAAATGGAGTCCACGCCTATTTTGGACGACATTAACGGCGATGTATTTACTCAGTACGCCCCTCATCGGCAATCAAATTTCACAATTAGTGGAATCTGAAATCCACAACCAAGCTGAGCCCGGTATAACAGCCACTGCCATTGTTGTACTCGGCGGGGGTTCGCGTTTTGGCGCGAAGGACATGCTCGAAGGGCAAACCATCAATAATGTGACGCTAGCGCGAGTCCGCTACGCGGCTAAAGTCCACAAATTCAACCATCTTCCGATTTTGGTTTCTGGTGGCGCACCGCTCGGTGGTATCACTGAAGCGCAATTGATGCGGCAAAGTTTGCGTAATGATTTCGGCGTAGAAACCACTTGGCTTGAATCTGCCTCGAATGACACGGGCGACAACGCAAAGGAAAGTGCGAAATTATTACTGCCAAAACATGCTGAAATTATTTTGATTACTTCAGCCGACCATATGCAGCGCGCAAGCAGAAGTTTTGAACAAGCAGGTTTTAAAGTCCATGCCGCACCGACTGATTTTCACAATCACGAACCAGTCAGTGTGATGAGTTTTTTCCCAAGTGCCAAAGTACTGGCAACAAGTAGCAGTGCGAGCCGTGAATTACTGGGCCAGATCTGGTATCGAATATTAGGTAATTAA
- a CDS encoding VOC family protein, whose translation MEPRVSFITLGVTDLARSLVYYRDILGLQPRSVKESVVFFELGQVWLALYPHDLLAEDAGVPDDGGGFRGITLAHNVRSPEEVDQLLATGAQGGGRLVKAGHKAFWGGYTGYFADPDGHLWEVAWNPHFPHV comes from the coding sequence GTGGAACCCAGAGTCAGCTTTATTACCTTGGGGGTGACTGATTTAGCGCGCTCTTTGGTGTATTACCGCGATATCTTAGGTCTGCAGCCACGTTCAGTGAAAGAGAGCGTGGTTTTTTTTGAGTTGGGGCAGGTTTGGCTCGCGCTTTATCCGCATGATTTATTGGCCGAGGATGCCGGAGTGCCCGATGACGGCGGTGGCTTTCGTGGCATCACCTTGGCGCACAATGTTCGCAGTCCTGAAGAAGTGGATCAACTCCTTGCTACGGGCGCGCAAGGTGGTGGGCGTTTGGTGAAGGCGGGGCATAAGGCTTTTTGGGGCGGCTATACCGGCTATTTTGCTGATCCCGATGGCCATTTATGGGAAGTGGCTTGGAATCCTCACTTTCCTCATGTCTGA
- a CDS encoding CheR family methyltransferase, which yields MLASNREFQFTEADFEKIRVKIYNYAGISLATSKHDMVYGRLAKRLRALNLKTFNEYLQVLERGDQKEFELFTNSLTTNLTSFFREAHHFDILNQQLKNLRSVGTINIWCSASSTGEEPYSIAITACEAFDSLRPPVKIVATDLDTNVLDVARLGIYPALEVQKLGPQRVSKFFDKQADGRYQLKSELRNMIVFRKLNLIEANWTLRGPFDAIFCRNVMIYFDKPTQLKILQRFAPLLKNDGLLFVGHSENLYHAAEYFKLQGKTVYELAKPATDGR from the coding sequence ATGCTAGCTAGTAATCGCGAATTTCAATTTACTGAAGCGGATTTTGAAAAGATCCGCGTCAAGATTTACAACTATGCGGGTATTTCGCTGGCCACGTCAAAACACGATATGGTGTACGGCCGTTTAGCAAAACGCTTACGGGCGCTCAATCTAAAGACATTTAATGAATATTTACAGGTGCTAGAGCGTGGTGACCAAAAAGAATTTGAGTTGTTTACCAACTCATTGACCACCAATCTCACCTCATTTTTCCGCGAAGCGCATCATTTTGATATTTTGAATCAACAACTCAAAAACTTACGCAGTGTGGGAACAATTAATATTTGGTGTTCGGCATCAAGTACCGGTGAAGAGCCGTATTCAATAGCGATCACGGCTTGCGAGGCCTTCGATTCACTACGCCCGCCCGTCAAAATTGTGGCGACCGATTTAGATACCAATGTCCTCGATGTCGCGCGCTTGGGGATTTATCCGGCACTTGAAGTGCAAAAACTAGGACCGCAGCGGGTCAGCAAGTTTTTTGATAAACAAGCCGATGGTCGTTATCAGTTAAAAAGTGAATTGCGCAATATGATTGTGTTTCGCAAGCTGAATTTAATTGAAGCCAATTGGACGCTGCGTGGGCCGTTTGACGCGATTTTCTGCCGCAATGTGATGATTTATTTTGATAAGCCAACACAGCTTAAAATATTGCAACGCTTTGCGCCACTGCTCAAAAATGATGGCCTTTTGTTTGTTGGGCATTCAGAAAACCTGTACCACGCCGCAGAGTATTTCAAGCTGCAAGGTAAGACGGTTTATGAATTGGCCAAACCCGCAACGGATGGGCGTTAA